In Thalassophryne amazonica chromosome 4, fThaAma1.1, whole genome shotgun sequence, a genomic segment contains:
- the LOC117508865 gene encoding zinc finger CCCH domain-containing protein 13-like isoform X1: MDHGENNRERDHGKTTKRRERPPRERSKVRDHGKGAERGERPPRERSRERRTPTTGKEQREEDAHHGKGAERGERPPRERSRERDHGKTAEENAHHGKGAERGERPPRERSRERRTPTTGKEQREENAHHGERSRERRTPTTGKEQREGPWENNKERRTPTTGQEQREENAHHGKGAERGERPPWERSRERRTPTTGKQQKEGPRENNKKRDHGKTPKSGERPPRERSRERRTPTTGKEQREENAHHGKGAERGERPPRERSRERRTPTREKEREEPWENNRERRAPTTEKEQREENAHHGKEHLEDNTHNGKGAERGERPPRENNKKRDHGKTTKRGTTGKHPRRGERPPRERSRERNHGKTTERGERLPRKGAKRGERPPRKGAFRGQHPQRERSRERRTPTTGKEQREENAHHGKGAERGERPPRGKQQKEGPQENTKERRTPTTGKQQREENARHGKGAKRGTMGKQQREENAHHGKGAERGEHPPRERSRERDHGKTKRGERPPRERSRERRTPTTGKEQREENAHHGKGAERGERTPRENNRERRTPTMGKEQREENAHHGKGAERGERPPRERSRERRTPTTGKEQREGPRENNKERRMPTTGKEQREENAHHGKGAERGERPPWERSRERDHGKTTKRGERPPRERSKERDHGKTTKRGERPPRERSRERRTPTTGKEQREENAHHGKTTKRGTTGKQQREENAHHGKGAERGERPPRERSKERDHGKTTERGERPPRENNRERRTPTTGKEQREENAHHRKGAKRGTMGKQKEENAHHGTGAKRGELDHLRLIRSTSCENMDQYLLSL, translated from the exons ATGGACCACGGGGAAAACAACAGAGAGAGGGACCATGGGAAAACAACAAAGAGAAGAGAACGCCCACCACGGGAAAGGAGCAAAGTGAGGGACCATGGgaaaggagcagagagaggagaaCGCCCACCACGGgaaaggagcagagagaggagGACGCCCACCACGGgaaaggagcagagagaggagGACGCCCACCACGGgaaaggagcagagagaggagaaCGCCCACCACGGGAAAGGAGCAGAGAGAGGGACCATGGGAAAACAGCAGAGGAGAACGCCCACCACGGgaaaggagcagagagaggagaaCGCCCACCACGGgaaaggagcagagagaggagGACGCCCACCACGGgaaaggagcagagagaggagaaCGCCCACCACGGGgaaaggagcagagagaggagaaCGCCCACCACGGGAAAGGAGCAGAGAGAGGGACCATGGGAAAACAACAAAGAGAGGAGAACGCCCACCACGGGACAGGAGCAAAGAGAGGAGAACGCCCACCACGGgaaaggagcagagagaggagaaCGCCCACCATGGgaaaggagcagagagaggagaaCGCCCACCACGGGAAAACAACAAAAAGAGGGACCACGGGAAAACAACAAAAAGAGGGACCACGGGAAAACACCCAAGAGTGGAGAACGCCCACCACGGgaaaggagcagagagaggagaaCGCCCACCACGGgaaaggagcagagagaggagaaCGCCCACCACGGgaaaggagcagagagaggagaaCGCCCACCACGGgaaaggagcagagagaggagaaCGCCCACACGGGAAAAGGAGAGAGAGGAACCATGGGAAAACAACAGAGAGAGGAGAGCGCCTACCACGGAAAAGGAGCAAAGAGAGGAGAACGCCCACCACGGAAAGGAGCATTTAGAGGACAACACCCACAACGGgaaaggagcagagagaggagaaCGCCCACCACGGGAAAACAACAAAAAGAGGGACCACGGGAAAACAACAAAAAGAGGGACCACGGGAAAACACCCAAGA agaggagaaCGCCCACCACGGgaaaggagcagagagaggaaCCATGGGAAAACAACAGAGAGAGGAGAGCGCCTACCACGGAAAGGAGCAAAGAGAGGAGAACGCCCACCACGGAAAGGAGCATTTAGAGGACAACACCCACAACGGgaaaggagcagagagaggagaaCGCCCACCACGGgaaaggagcagagagaggagaaCGCCCACCACGGgaaaggagcagagagaggagaaCGCCCCCCACGGGGAAAACAACAAAAAGAGGGACCACAGGAAAACACCAAAGAGAGGAGAACGCCCACCACGGGAAAACAACAAAGAGAGGAGAACGCCCGCCACGGGAAAGGAGCAAAGAGAGGGACCATGGGAAAACAACAAAGAGAGGAGAACGCCCACCACGGgaaaggagcagagagaggagaaCACCCACCACGGGAAAGGAGCAGAGAGAGGGACCATGGGAAAACAAAGAGAGGAGAACGCCCACCACGGgaaaggagcagagagaggagaaCGCCCACCACGGGAAAGGAGCAAAGAGAGGAGAACGCCCACCACGGgaaaggagcagagagaggagaaCGCACACCACGGGAAAACAACAGAGAGAGGAGAACGCCCACCATGGgaaaggagcagagagaggagaaCGCCCACCACGGgaaaggagcagagagaggagaaCGCCCACCACGGgaaaggagcagagagaggagaaCGCCCACCACGGGAAAGGAGCAAAGAGAGGGACCACGGGAAAACAACAAAGAGAGGAGAATGCCCACCACGGgaaaggagcagagagaggagaaTGCCCACCACGGgaaaggagcagagagaggagaaCGCCCACCATGGGAAAGGAGCAGAGAGAGGGACCATGGGAAAACAACAAAGAGAGGAGAACGCCCACCACGGGAAAGGAGCAAAGAGAGGGACCATGGGAAAACAACAAAGAGAGGAGAACGCCCACCACGGgaaaggagcagagagaggagaaCGCCCACCACGGgaaaggagcagagagaggagaaCGCCCACCACGGGAAAACAACAAAAAGAGGGACCACGGGAAAACAACAAAGAGAGGAGAACGCCCACCATGGgaaaggagcagagagaggagaaCGCCCACCACGGGAAAGGAGCAAAGAGAGGGACCATGGGAAAACAACAGAGAGAGGAGAACGCCCACCACGGGAAAACAACAGAGAGAGGAGAACGCCCACCACGGgaaaggagcagagagaggagaaCGCCCACCACAGGAAAGGAGCAAAGAGAGGGACCATGGGAAAACAAAAAGAGGAGAACGCCCACCACGGGACAGGAGCAAAGAGAGGAGAACTGGATCATCTGCGTCTGATCAGATCCACGTCCTGTGAAAACATGGATCAGTACCTGCTCAGCCTTTGA
- the LOC117508865 gene encoding zinc finger CCCH domain-containing protein 13-like isoform X2 has translation MDHGENNRERDHGKTTKRRERPPRERSKVRDHGKGAERGERPPRERSRERRTPTTGKEQREEDAHHGKGAERGERPPRERSRERDHGKTAEENAHHGKGAERGERPPRERSRERRTPTTGKEQREENAHHGERSRERRTPTTGKEQREGPWENNKERRTPTTGQEQREENAHHGKGAERGERPPWERSRERRTPTTGKQQKEGPRENNKKRDHGKTPKSGERPPRERSRERRTPTTGKEQREENAHHGKGAERGERPPRERSRERRTPTREKEREEPWENNRERRAPTTEKEQREENAHHGKEHLEDNTHNGKGAERGERPPRENNKKRDHGKTTKRGTTGKHPRVENAHHGKGAESGERPPRERSRERRMPTTGKEQREENAHHGKGAERGTMGKQQREESAYHGKEQREENAHHGKEHLEDNTHNGKGAERGERPPRERSRERRTPTTGKEQREENAPHGENNKKRDHRKTPKRGERPPRENNKERRTPATGKEQREGPWENNKERRTPTTGKEQREENTHHGKGAERGTMGKQREENAHHGKGAERGERPPRERSKERRTPTTGKEQREENAHHGKTTERGERPPWERSRERRTPTTGKEQREENAHHGKGAERGERPPRERSKERDHGKTTKRGECPPRERSRERRMPTTGKEQREENAHHGKGAERGTMGKQQREENAHHGKGAKRGTMGKQQREENAHHGKGAKRGTMGKQQREENAHHGKTTERGERPPRERSRERRTPTTGKEQREGPWENKKRRTPTTGQEQREENWIICV, from the exons ATGGACCACGGGGAAAACAACAGAGAGAGGGACCATGGGAAAACAACAAAGAGAAGAGAACGCCCACCACGGGAAAGGAGCAAAGTGAGGGACCATGGgaaaggagcagagagaggagaaCGCCCACCACGGgaaaggagcagagagaggagGACGCCCACCACGGgaaaggagcagagagaggagGACGCCCACCACGGgaaaggagcagagagaggagaaCGCCCACCACGGGAAAGGAGCAGAGAGAGGGACCATGGGAAAACAGCAGAGGAGAACGCCCACCACGGgaaaggagcagagagaggagaaCGCCCACCACGGgaaaggagcagagagaggagGACGCCCACCACGGgaaaggagcagagagaggagaaCGCCCACCACGGGgaaaggagcagagagaggagaaCGCCCACCACGGGAAAGGAGCAGAGAGAGGGACCATGGGAAAACAACAAAGAGAGGAGAACGCCCACCACGGGACAGGAGCAAAGAGAGGAGAACGCCCACCACGGgaaaggagcagagagaggagaaCGCCCACCATGGgaaaggagcagagagaggagaaCGCCCACCACGGGAAAACAACAAAAAGAGGGACCACGGGAAAACAACAAAAAGAGGGACCACGGGAAAACACCCAAGAGTGGAGAACGCCCACCACGGgaaaggagcagagagaggagaaCGCCCACCACGGgaaaggagcagagagaggagaaCGCCCACCACGGgaaaggagcagagagaggagaaCGCCCACCACGGgaaaggagcagagagaggagaaCGCCCACACGGGAAAAGGAGAGAGAGGAACCATGGGAAAACAACAGAGAGAGGAGAGCGCCTACCACGGAAAAGGAGCAAAGAGAGGAGAACGCCCACCACGGAAAGGAGCATTTAGAGGACAACACCCACAACGGgaaaggagcagagagaggagaaCGCCCACCACGGGAAAACAACAAAAAGAGGGACCACGGGAAAACAACAAAAAGAGGGACCACGGGAAAACACCCAAGAGTGGAGAACGCCCACCACGGGAAAGGAGCAGAGAGTGGAGAACGCCCACCACGGgaaaggagcagagagaggagaaTGCCCACCACGGgaaaggagcagagagaggagaaCGCCCACCACGGgaaaggagcagagagaggaaCCATGGGAAAACAACAGAGAGAGGAGAGCGCCTACCACGGAAAGGAGCAAAGAGAGGAGAACGCCCACCACGGAAAGGAGCATTTAGAGGACAACACCCACAACGGgaaaggagcagagagaggagaaCGCCCACCACGGgaaaggagcagagagaggagaaCGCCCACCACGGgaaaggagcagagagaggagaaCGCCCCCCACGGGGAAAACAACAAAAAGAGGGACCACAGGAAAACACCAAAGAGAGGAGAACGCCCACCACGGGAAAACAACAAAGAGAGGAGAACGCCCGCCACGGGAAAGGAGCAAAGAGAGGGACCATGGGAAAACAACAAAGAGAGGAGAACGCCCACCACGGgaaaggagcagagagaggagaaCACCCACCACGGGAAAGGAGCAGAGAGAGGGACCATGGGAAAACAAAGAGAGGAGAACGCCCACCACGGgaaaggagcagagagaggagaaCGCCCACCACGGGAAAGGAGCAAAGAGAGGAGAACGCCCACCACGGgaaaggagcagagagaggagaaCGCACACCACGGGAAAACAACAGAGAGAGGAGAACGCCCACCATGGgaaaggagcagagagaggagaaCGCCCACCACGGgaaaggagcagagagaggagaaCGCCCACCACGGgaaaggagcagagagaggagaaCGCCCACCACGGGAAAGGAGCAAAGAGAGGGACCACGGGAAAACAACAAAGAGAGGAGAATGCCCACCACGGgaaaggagcagagagaggagaaTGCCCACCACGGgaaaggagcagagagaggagaaCGCCCACCATGGGAAAGGAGCAGAGAGAGGGACCATGGGAAAACAACAAAGAGAGGAGAACGCCCACCACGGGAAAGGAGCAAAGAGAGGGACCATGGGAAAACAACA gagagaggagaaCGCCCACCACGGGAAAGGAGCAAAGAGAGGGACCATGGGAAAACAACAGAGAGAGGAGAACGCCCACCACGGGAAAACAACAGAGAGAGGAGAACGCCCACCACGGgaaaggagcagagagaggagaaCGCCCACCACAGGAAAGGAGCAAAGAGAGGGACCATGGGAAAACAAAAAGAGGAGAACGCCCACCACGGGACAGGAGCAAAGAGAGGAGAACTGGATCATCTGCGTCTGA